One Nitrospira sp. DNA window includes the following coding sequences:
- a CDS encoding proteasome accessory factor PafA2 family protein encodes MHLFGIETEYGITREDLETVDPVEESMELVRAHLTGHFERRWDYGGEDPHEDARGFRVSGLQQDKEEDEFAKVDAHRPFSFHEMKSDLVLPNGARFYNDHTHPEYSTPECRTIKDLLAQDRAGERIVQRAADRRNQQLGGAYVQLYKNNTDFHGHSYGCHDNYLLSRALPFPQLVGGLLPFLVSRQLVTGAGKVGMEAQESGFVPGPYQLSQRADFMESELGVDTMHNRPILNTRDEPHADRTKYRRLHLILGDANLCEYATALKVGTTRLVLDLIQRGAAPDLELEQPVAAIKQLSRDPDLKATVRLKDGRSISGLAIQAEYWNVASRVCGGDPDADWILREWQDALHLLSHDRGQLVGKLDWVTKQWLLETFVREEHLAWDDPWLTSLDLEYHNMNPDRGLFLGLEAEGKTWRMTTERDIAAAMAAGPSDTRGGLRGLCVRKFSEQITGMQWERVQFAGGLRGRTLEMGDLFEPEAVKACAALFEAAVSASDALTAWKRRKDT; translated from the coding sequence ATGCATCTTTTCGGCATCGAAACCGAATACGGCATCACCAGGGAAGACCTTGAGACGGTCGATCCGGTCGAGGAGTCAATGGAGTTGGTGCGTGCGCACTTGACCGGCCATTTCGAGCGCCGGTGGGACTATGGCGGCGAGGATCCGCATGAAGATGCCCGTGGGTTCCGCGTCTCCGGCCTGCAGCAGGACAAGGAAGAGGATGAGTTCGCCAAAGTCGATGCGCACCGCCCCTTTTCGTTCCATGAGATGAAGAGCGATCTGGTCCTGCCGAACGGCGCGCGTTTTTACAACGACCACACGCATCCCGAATATTCCACGCCGGAATGCCGTACCATCAAGGATCTCCTGGCGCAGGATCGGGCGGGGGAGCGTATCGTGCAGCGGGCGGCCGACCGCCGGAATCAACAGCTCGGCGGCGCCTACGTGCAGCTCTATAAAAACAACACCGATTTCCACGGCCATAGCTACGGTTGTCACGACAACTACCTCCTGTCACGCGCCCTGCCGTTTCCTCAACTGGTGGGAGGTCTGTTGCCGTTTCTCGTGAGCCGGCAGTTGGTGACCGGAGCGGGGAAGGTCGGGATGGAAGCGCAGGAGTCCGGTTTCGTGCCGGGACCGTATCAACTCTCGCAGCGGGCCGACTTCATGGAAAGCGAGTTGGGCGTCGATACGATGCACAATCGGCCGATTCTGAACACGCGGGATGAGCCCCATGCGGATCGGACGAAGTACCGCCGTTTGCATTTGATCCTCGGTGACGCCAACCTCTGCGAATATGCGACGGCACTCAAGGTCGGCACGACCAGGCTGGTGCTGGATCTCATTCAACGCGGCGCAGCGCCTGATTTGGAGTTGGAGCAGCCGGTCGCGGCAATCAAGCAACTCTCCAGGGACCCGGACCTGAAGGCGACGGTGCGACTCAAGGACGGCCGGTCGATATCCGGACTCGCCATTCAAGCAGAGTATTGGAATGTCGCCAGTCGAGTCTGCGGCGGAGACCCGGATGCGGATTGGATCCTGCGTGAATGGCAAGATGCCTTGCACCTGCTCAGCCATGACCGCGGGCAACTGGTCGGAAAGCTCGATTGGGTGACGAAACAGTGGCTCCTTGAGACGTTCGTGCGGGAGGAGCATCTCGCCTGGGACGACCCGTGGCTCACCAGCTTGGATTTGGAATATCATAATATGAATCCGGACCGGGGGCTCTTTCTGGGGCTCGAGGCAGAGGGGAAGACCTGGCGGATGACGACCGAGCGTGACATTGCAGCGGCCATGGCAGCCGGGCCGTCGGATACCAGGGGAGGGTTGCGTGGGTTGTGTGTCAGAAAGTTCTCGGAACAGATTACCGGCATGCAATGGGAGCGGGTACAGTTTGCAGGCGGGCTCCGAGGAAGGACGCTTGAGATGGGCGATCTCTTCGAGCCGGAAGCGGTAAAGGCCTGTGCTGCGTTGTTCGAAGCGGCGGTTTCCGCCTCCGATGCCTTGACTGCGTGGAAGAGACGAAAGGATACCTGA
- a CDS encoding Proteasome subunit beta, bacterial, producing MGMQGDFFQLLKEQGYQFGNPVAASTGMEIPTATTILALKYRDGVLVAGDRRATAGNMVMYDRTDKVLEIDRHSVMAIAGVPATAYEMVRVLEHSFKYYRRTQLQELSFEGKLRAVSKLLKENVAAALAGTGAVVPVFAGYDHDQGAAKIYFYDILGAEFEGVEYAVSGSGSPTIRGILHYMNTWGPQPLATLPEEQATVQALRLLASAAEFDSATGGVNRELNLYPVVKLITEAGVQTVADATLKRLYEAEVARMVQR from the coding sequence ATGGGGATGCAGGGGGACTTTTTTCAGCTTTTGAAGGAGCAGGGGTATCAGTTCGGCAATCCTGTCGCCGCTTCGACCGGGATGGAGATTCCGACTGCCACGACGATTCTGGCGCTGAAGTATCGCGACGGAGTGTTGGTCGCGGGTGATCGCCGGGCGACGGCCGGCAACATGGTCATGTACGACCGCACCGACAAGGTGCTGGAGATCGATCGACACAGCGTCATGGCCATTGCGGGGGTGCCGGCCACCGCCTATGAAATGGTGCGCGTGCTCGAACATTCGTTCAAATACTACCGCCGCACGCAATTACAGGAGCTGAGTTTCGAGGGAAAGCTGCGCGCCGTTTCAAAATTGCTCAAGGAAAATGTGGCGGCGGCGTTGGCCGGGACTGGTGCCGTGGTGCCTGTGTTCGCCGGGTACGACCATGACCAGGGCGCGGCGAAGATCTATTTTTACGATATTCTGGGCGCGGAGTTCGAAGGGGTCGAATATGCCGTGTCCGGTTCTGGCTCGCCGACCATCCGTGGAATCCTGCATTATATGAACACATGGGGACCGCAACCATTGGCGACCCTTCCCGAAGAGCAGGCCACAGTTCAAGCGTTGCGGCTGCTCGCGAGCGCGGCGGAATTCGATTCGGCCACCGGCGGGGTGAACCGGGAGCTGAACCTGTACCCGGTGGTCAAACTCATCACGGAAGCGGGGGTGCAGACCGTGGCTGATGCCACGTTGAAACGGTTGTATGAGGCTGAAGTGGCCCGTATGGTTCAGCGTTGA
- a CDS encoding Proteasome subunit alpha, bacterial, which translates to MYEEPYRWVEAVGNRRQYLDEQFTQGAPVVALTYADGILLVTVSRGTPKLYEIYDRIALGGMGHPADLEKLRFSLLEMAHVEGFNRSPSDVTGARLMKYGLAPAIKQAFEEIYKAPFIVKILLAELGPKPERDAFLTINYDGTFEESRRWAGLGATPAVQAQMGRYLESQAGCEQAPLAQAFETALCAWAVGALAQTAPEPSTGESTPGSDPSEKAAGAVAATEDKAALLAHVRKTVAEKSLECVLLERKGPGSSKYRALRPDELGTLFPPAVKASTPT; encoded by the coding sequence ATGTACGAAGAACCCTATCGCTGGGTCGAGGCGGTCGGCAATCGACGCCAGTACCTCGATGAACAATTCACACAGGGCGCGCCGGTCGTGGCCTTGACCTATGCCGACGGCATTCTGCTGGTGACGGTCAGCCGCGGAACGCCCAAGCTCTATGAGATTTACGATCGCATCGCATTGGGCGGGATGGGGCATCCGGCCGATTTGGAAAAATTGCGGTTTTCGCTCCTTGAGATGGCCCACGTCGAGGGATTTAATCGGTCGCCCTCGGATGTCACGGGGGCGAGGCTCATGAAGTATGGGCTGGCTCCCGCCATCAAACAGGCCTTCGAAGAGATTTACAAAGCGCCCTTCATCGTCAAGATCCTGTTGGCCGAATTGGGTCCCAAGCCGGAACGCGATGCCTTCCTGACGATCAACTACGACGGTACCTTCGAGGAGAGTCGCCGGTGGGCGGGATTAGGTGCGACGCCGGCCGTTCAAGCGCAGATGGGCCGTTACCTGGAGTCTCAAGCGGGCTGTGAACAGGCCCCGTTGGCGCAAGCCTTTGAGACCGCGCTCTGCGCCTGGGCGGTGGGAGCCTTGGCGCAAACCGCGCCTGAACCATCGACCGGGGAGTCTACGCCCGGTTCCGATCCATCGGAAAAGGCCGCAGGGGCGGTGGCTGCGACTGAGGACAAGGCGGCCTTGCTGGCCCACGTGCGGAAGACCGTCGCGGAGAAGTCGCTGGAATGTGTGTTGCTGGAACGCAAGGGGCCTGGCTCATCCAAGTATCGCGCGCTCCGTCCCGACGAACTGGGCACGCTATTCCCACCGGCTGTGAAGGCCTCCACACCTACCTGA
- a CDS encoding proteasome accessory factor PafA2 family protein: MLNRIFGLETEYGLLVNQERPDHSPSWVAQQIRDHIFHVDRRGLLDLHHRGHDEPPGNGGFLTNAGRIYIDMGHLEYASPECTTLTDLVASDRAGDRIIQNAVTALGLGETVSIIKNNVDHETDATFGSHENFLVTRQFPFSRRGLGPLVTFLVTRQVFTGAGRIGCARDPNDWIQVGGLILHRPGLRDAQDRAIVPYQISQRADYIVNDFFEWVQHNRAIVNTRDEPLADPNQYRRIHLLCGDSNMAEYATALKMGTTGLVLQLIETGQAPRGLGIDEPVEALQDISRDQDRQWILRLESGQSISAIDVQEQFLAAAQRHCKGQDEETDWVLEQWEALLTDLRGDYTKLVGRIDWASKLWLLETYREAEQVGWDDPMLKSLDLEYHNLHPERGLCFGLEEEGKGPRLTTDKVVSLAQDNPPRNTRAFGRGELVRHLLACGLPERETDGAADRDDHLACDYVINWSNFKLRGAAPFFMADPFKTYVQEVRSHVSGR, encoded by the coding sequence ATGTTGAACCGCATTTTCGGGCTCGAAACGGAATATGGACTCCTGGTGAACCAGGAGCGGCCTGACCATTCGCCGTCCTGGGTGGCCCAGCAGATTCGCGATCACATTTTTCATGTCGATCGGCGTGGGCTGCTCGATCTCCACCATCGAGGCCATGATGAACCGCCCGGCAACGGGGGATTCCTGACCAATGCGGGGCGTATTTATATCGACATGGGGCACCTTGAATATGCCTCCCCGGAATGCACGACCTTGACCGACCTGGTGGCGTCGGACCGCGCCGGAGACCGGATCATTCAAAATGCGGTGACCGCGCTGGGCCTGGGAGAGACCGTCTCGATCATCAAGAACAACGTCGATCATGAAACCGATGCGACCTTCGGCTCGCATGAGAACTTTCTGGTCACCAGGCAGTTCCCCTTTTCCCGGCGTGGGCTCGGACCGTTAGTGACGTTTTTGGTGACCCGCCAGGTATTCACGGGAGCCGGACGGATCGGCTGCGCGCGTGACCCCAACGACTGGATACAGGTCGGAGGGCTCATCCTCCACCGGCCGGGGCTGCGAGATGCCCAGGATCGGGCGATCGTGCCCTATCAGATCTCTCAGCGGGCCGACTATATCGTGAACGACTTCTTCGAATGGGTGCAGCACAATCGGGCCATCGTCAATACGCGCGACGAACCGTTGGCCGATCCCAATCAATACCGCCGGATCCACCTGCTGTGCGGGGATTCCAATATGGCGGAGTACGCCACGGCGCTCAAGATGGGGACCACGGGGCTTGTCCTGCAACTGATCGAAACCGGGCAGGCTCCGCGCGGTTTGGGCATCGACGAACCGGTCGAGGCGCTGCAGGATATCTCGCGCGACCAAGACCGTCAGTGGATCCTGCGATTGGAATCGGGGCAGTCGATCTCCGCCATCGACGTCCAGGAGCAGTTCCTCGCCGCGGCCCAACGCCATTGCAAAGGGCAGGATGAAGAGACCGATTGGGTGCTGGAACAATGGGAAGCCCTGTTGACGGACCTGCGGGGCGATTATACCAAGCTGGTCGGGCGGATCGATTGGGCTTCGAAGTTGTGGCTCTTGGAAACCTATCGCGAGGCGGAGCAGGTCGGCTGGGATGATCCCATGTTGAAGAGTCTCGATTTGGAATACCACAACCTCCATCCGGAGCGGGGGCTGTGCTTCGGCCTTGAGGAAGAGGGAAAGGGCCCCAGGCTCACGACCGACAAGGTGGTCAGTCTGGCACAGGACAACCCGCCGCGCAATACAAGGGCCTTCGGGCGGGGTGAATTGGTGCGACACCTGCTGGCCTGCGGCCTCCCAGAGAGGGAGACCGATGGGGCGGCAGACCGGGACGACCACCTGGCCTGCGACTACGTCATCAATTGGTCGAATTTCAAATTGCGCGGCGCCGCCCCCTTTTTCATGGCGGATCCGTTCAAGACCTATGTCCAGGAGGTCCGCAGCCACGTATCCGGTCGATAG
- a CDS encoding Two-component system sensor histidine kinase — MKVLAFSALVNGLAAMGLGIFVYFRDPAAPRNRIYGLYCLSIAIWSVFYCGWQLTESQDLAVSLLRLLMAGAILIPILYFHHTVTFLDIAARHVQALKIGYGLAAFFLLIDTTPWFVAGVRQAMAFSFWPVPGFFFHPFLLYFAWYVVYATSLVGVALRDANGIRRHQYAYMLAASIIGYVGGATNFPLWYDVPLLPYGTVLITVYTALMAYTIVRYRLMNISVVLNKGLGYAIVLAIIVVATSIGAVLSNRATGHSTPPLLAGTLFLICGLWVLSNNPRSTVNVVFSGVCGAACFWLFGCFMLFSASHEEEALFWMRVIYTGIVFLPALTYHFAQALAGGAPQDRLIILNYAVGLLFWGLMSASYLFDGQYVYYWGRYPKAGVLHPLLVAYVVAGGCATVYRLYQGYRLHAASSPLLAAQLKYTFVALALGFTASLDFAQNYGVGFYPIGYLLAGLSVTVIAYTIAKYELMDVSFVPSRPKVILSIKLMGLIPAYLVILLVIRIFTGTFHYLLAGALFALFVVVSSGLANLQKGVERAIGQTLFRERYDAYDTLVQFSKSLVAILELKSLTKEIVQTLARVMNIKTASVYVLDKEQGIYGLTASYGFSTRESTVPPIKMEGEFPKALLRTETALVREEIEYDKADTDYLRLLDTLKGLEAEVCIPLISKERLVGFCNLGRRSNHGMYSTEELGLLKTLAQHAAIAIDNALLYEDLRRSQLLMRRTDRLRSLETMAGGFAHEIRNPLTSIKTFVQLAPERRDDVEFMEQFSQVVCEDVERIERLVHEILDYARYMTPKLTQENLNDVVSSCLYFIEVKASSKAITIQKDLAGDLPYVKLDRQQIKQVLLNLFINAMEAIGGDQGGRLSIRTRRLVKQANEPWVQIEVEDSGPGIEPRDLDHIFDPFYTTKHESGEREGTGLGLTIAHQIIQEHGGYFEVTSEVGHGTKFMVNLPVNPPMAEWHASQVAYDEGKKLAGAFLARPHLGLDEQFGKSETVIKAASQ, encoded by the coding sequence ATGAAAGTGCTCGCCTTCAGCGCGCTGGTCAACGGCTTGGCCGCCATGGGCCTCGGGATCTTCGTGTATTTTCGGGATCCCGCGGCTCCGCGCAACCGGATCTACGGGCTGTACTGTCTGAGTATCGCCATTTGGAGCGTATTTTACTGCGGGTGGCAACTCACCGAGTCCCAAGACCTTGCGGTCAGCCTGTTGCGCCTGCTCATGGCCGGCGCGATTCTCATTCCCATTCTGTACTTTCACCACACGGTCACCTTTCTCGATATTGCGGCCCGCCATGTTCAGGCCTTGAAAATCGGATATGGCCTCGCCGCGTTCTTCCTGCTCATCGATACGACACCCTGGTTTGTGGCGGGGGTTCGTCAGGCGATGGCCTTCTCGTTCTGGCCTGTTCCAGGGTTCTTCTTCCATCCGTTCCTTTTGTACTTCGCCTGGTACGTCGTCTATGCCACGTCGCTCGTCGGGGTGGCCCTGCGGGATGCCAATGGGATCAGGCGGCATCAATACGCCTACATGTTGGCCGCCAGCATCATCGGCTACGTGGGCGGGGCGACCAATTTCCCTCTCTGGTACGATGTGCCGCTGTTGCCCTACGGCACGGTGCTCATTACCGTGTATACGGCCTTGATGGCCTACACGATCGTTCGGTATCGACTGATGAACATCAGTGTCGTACTGAACAAGGGGCTGGGGTACGCCATCGTCCTGGCCATCATCGTGGTGGCCACGTCCATCGGCGCGGTCCTGAGCAATCGCGCCACAGGGCACTCGACCCCTCCGCTGTTGGCCGGCACCCTCTTTCTGATTTGCGGCCTGTGGGTGCTCAGCAACAACCCGCGTTCGACGGTCAATGTCGTCTTCAGCGGCGTGTGCGGCGCCGCCTGCTTCTGGTTGTTCGGCTGTTTCATGCTGTTCTCCGCTTCCCATGAAGAGGAGGCGCTCTTCTGGATGCGGGTCATTTATACCGGGATCGTCTTCTTGCCCGCGCTGACCTACCACTTTGCGCAGGCTCTTGCCGGAGGGGCTCCGCAGGACCGCCTGATCATCTTGAACTACGCCGTCGGCCTGCTGTTTTGGGGCCTGATGTCCGCCTCCTACCTGTTCGACGGTCAGTACGTGTATTACTGGGGCCGGTACCCCAAGGCCGGAGTGCTGCATCCTTTGCTGGTGGCCTACGTGGTGGCCGGCGGCTGCGCGACGGTCTATCGCCTCTATCAAGGGTATCGCCTGCATGCGGCCTCGTCCCCGCTGTTGGCCGCTCAACTCAAATACACCTTCGTGGCCCTTGCCTTGGGGTTCACGGCTTCTCTCGACTTCGCGCAGAACTATGGTGTGGGTTTCTATCCCATCGGTTATTTGCTGGCCGGCCTTTCCGTCACGGTCATCGCCTATACGATCGCAAAATACGAATTGATGGATGTGTCGTTCGTCCCCAGCCGCCCCAAGGTCATCCTCTCGATCAAACTCATGGGGCTGATTCCTGCGTACCTGGTGATCCTGCTCGTGATTCGGATCTTCACAGGGACCTTCCACTACCTGCTGGCGGGAGCGCTCTTTGCCCTGTTCGTCGTCGTCTCAAGCGGCCTGGCCAACCTTCAGAAAGGCGTAGAGCGGGCCATCGGGCAGACGCTGTTTCGCGAACGCTACGATGCGTACGATACGCTGGTGCAATTTTCCAAGTCCCTCGTGGCGATTCTCGAATTGAAATCGCTCACGAAGGAGATCGTTCAAACGCTGGCTCGCGTGATGAATATCAAGACGGCGTCGGTGTACGTGCTCGACAAGGAGCAGGGGATTTACGGCTTGACCGCCTCCTATGGATTCAGTACCCGTGAGTCTACGGTTCCTCCGATCAAGATGGAGGGCGAGTTTCCAAAGGCCTTGTTGCGCACCGAGACGGCGCTCGTTCGGGAGGAAATCGAGTACGACAAGGCGGATACCGACTACCTGCGCTTGCTCGACACCTTGAAAGGCCTGGAGGCCGAGGTCTGCATTCCGTTGATCAGTAAGGAGCGGCTCGTCGGGTTTTGTAACCTGGGACGCCGGTCGAATCACGGCATGTATTCCACCGAGGAATTGGGACTCCTCAAGACGCTGGCGCAACATGCGGCCATCGCGATCGACAATGCCTTGCTCTATGAAGACCTCCGCCGCTCACAACTGTTGATGCGCCGGACCGATCGCTTGCGGTCGCTTGAAACCATGGCCGGAGGGTTCGCCCATGAAATCCGCAATCCCCTGACCTCCATCAAAACCTTCGTCCAATTGGCCCCTGAACGACGAGACGATGTGGAGTTCATGGAGCAATTCAGCCAGGTCGTCTGCGAAGATGTCGAACGGATCGAGCGGCTGGTCCACGAGATTCTGGACTACGCGCGCTATATGACGCCGAAGCTCACGCAGGAAAACCTCAATGATGTGGTGTCATCGTGCCTCTATTTTATCGAGGTCAAGGCGAGCAGTAAGGCCATCACGATTCAGAAAGATTTGGCAGGCGACCTGCCGTACGTGAAGTTGGACCGGCAACAGATCAAGCAAGTGTTGTTGAACCTATTCATCAATGCCATGGAAGCCATCGGCGGTGATCAAGGGGGGAGGCTCTCCATTCGCACGCGCAGACTGGTCAAGCAGGCCAACGAGCCCTGGGTGCAGATCGAGGTGGAGGACAGCGGGCCGGGAATCGAGCCGCGGGACCTCGATCATATTTTCGATCCGTTTTATACCACCAAACACGAAAGCGGAGAGCGGGAGGGGACCGGACTCGGTCTGACCATCGCGCACCAAATCATCCAGGAGCATGGCGGCTACTTCGAAGTCACCAGCGAGGTGGGGCATGGCACGAAGTTCATGGTCAACCTTCCCGTCAATCCTCCCATGGCGGAGTGGCATGCATCACAGGTTGCTTACGACGAAGGAAAGAAACTTGCTGGGGCGTTTCTCGCCAGGCCTCACCTCGGGTTGGATGAACAATTCGGGAAATCCGAGACGGTGATCAAGGCTGCCTCCCAGTAG
- a CDS encoding Hydrolase, alpha/beta fold family functionally coupled to Phosphoribulokinase, whose translation MGETIPFSAPLWLRNGHSMTVVPKFWPRWNGLSRLPVERRLFMVAPHTQILGYCHWQNNRMQAPTMLLLHGLEGSSESHYMVGLAAKGWKAGFNVLRLNQRTCGGSEALSATLYNSGLSDDFRTIVQELTVVDRLDRLWFVAYSMGGNVALKMAGEIGATLPSLRGLMVVSPNIDPTQCVQALERPSNRLYHDHFVKGLKARLMRKAALCSGRWDTTALAHIRTIRAFDDIYTAPDGGYLDVADYYNRSGARHVVGEIRIPTVIFTAQDDPFIPASMFEAHAIKFNPNITMVMPRYGGHCGFLQKRRRGEDRFWVENRIMEQLSTQSRRR comes from the coding sequence ATGGGAGAGACAATCCCCTTCAGCGCCCCGCTCTGGCTGCGCAATGGTCACAGCATGACCGTCGTGCCGAAATTCTGGCCGCGCTGGAATGGGCTGAGCCGTCTGCCTGTCGAACGTCGCCTGTTCATGGTCGCGCCCCACACGCAAATCCTCGGATATTGCCATTGGCAAAACAATCGGATGCAGGCGCCGACCATGCTCCTGCTGCATGGGCTGGAAGGCTCGAGCGAATCCCACTACATGGTCGGGCTCGCCGCCAAGGGCTGGAAAGCAGGGTTCAATGTCCTTCGCCTCAACCAGCGGACCTGCGGCGGATCGGAAGCCCTCTCCGCTACGTTATACAACAGCGGACTCAGTGACGACTTTCGAACCATTGTGCAGGAACTGACCGTCGTAGATCGGTTGGACCGACTCTGGTTCGTCGCCTATTCCATGGGCGGCAATGTCGCCCTCAAAATGGCTGGTGAAATCGGGGCCACGTTACCGTCGCTTCGTGGGCTCATGGTCGTGAGTCCCAACATCGACCCCACTCAGTGCGTACAGGCCCTCGAACGACCATCCAACCGGCTCTACCACGACCATTTTGTGAAGGGCCTGAAAGCTCGCCTCATGCGGAAAGCAGCCCTGTGCTCTGGTCGATGGGATACGACCGCCCTGGCGCACATTCGGACGATTCGCGCCTTCGACGATATCTACACCGCACCAGACGGGGGATACCTGGACGTGGCCGACTATTACAATCGATCAGGAGCGCGCCATGTGGTGGGCGAGATCCGCATCCCCACCGTCATCTTCACGGCCCAGGATGACCCCTTCATTCCCGCCTCCATGTTCGAAGCCCACGCGATCAAATTCAATCCGAACATTACAATGGTGATGCCGCGCTACGGCGGCCATTGTGGTTTCTTGCAGAAACGTCGCCGGGGGGAGGACCGTTTTTGGGTGGAGAACCGAATCATGGAACAACTCTCGACACAATCGAGACGCAGATAG
- a CDS encoding Pyruvate:ferredoxin oxidoreductase, delta subunit, whose amino-acid sequence MYNVAQVIDEKCTAKKGCRLCIMYCPEANCLDLNTAKMVAEVTIDRCKGCELCVVVCNAAKHEAIVMQAVSASGQLMTKKGESAALGQAYQG is encoded by the coding sequence ATGTATAACGTCGCGCAAGTGATCGATGAAAAATGCACCGCCAAGAAGGGATGCCGCCTCTGCATCATGTATTGTCCAGAAGCCAACTGTTTGGACCTCAATACGGCCAAGATGGTGGCGGAAGTCACTATTGACCGATGTAAAGGATGCGAACTGTGCGTCGTTGTCTGTAACGCCGCCAAGCACGAGGCGATCGTCATGCAAGCGGTGAGCGCCAGCGGGCAGTTGATGACAAAGAAGGGTGAATCGGCTGCCTTAGGGCAGGCGTACCAGGGATAA
- a CDS encoding Pyruvate:ferredoxin oxidoreductase, gamma subunit: MIKKRLNIRMSGLGGQGAVTAAHVMAMAANRDGKFSISNPFFGAEKRMAPAESYCRIGIERIYDRGELVFPDVIQVFHPQVITMGKSYTMPFYSGVKEGGVVIINSDVPLLSEEDIQRLKDLNVAVFYIAGTQIAIEVAGTELSTNMTMIGSVAGITKCVSMEALDGALQERFGKKFVASGGTASLDEAIKKKFAKKEMLLQKNLATVKRAYEIASEWAEKNKVELRVGNPAVAA, encoded by the coding sequence ATGATCAAGAAGAGACTCAATATCCGTATGTCCGGGTTAGGCGGCCAGGGAGCCGTGACCGCAGCCCATGTGATGGCGATGGCAGCCAACCGGGACGGCAAATTTTCCATCTCGAATCCATTCTTCGGAGCTGAAAAGCGCATGGCTCCAGCCGAAAGCTACTGCCGCATCGGCATCGAACGTATTTACGATCGTGGGGAGTTGGTGTTCCCTGATGTGATCCAAGTATTTCACCCACAAGTCATCACGATGGGGAAAAGCTACACTATGCCGTTCTATTCCGGCGTGAAAGAAGGTGGCGTCGTCATTATTAACTCGGACGTGCCCCTGCTGTCCGAGGAAGACATTCAACGCCTCAAGGACTTGAATGTCGCCGTGTTTTATATCGCCGGTACACAGATTGCCATCGAAGTCGCCGGCACCGAACTATCGACAAACATGACCATGATCGGGTCGGTGGCAGGCATTACCAAGTGCGTCTCGATGGAAGCGCTCGACGGGGCACTCCAAGAACGGTTCGGGAAAAAGTTCGTGGCATCCGGAGGAACCGCGTCACTGGACGAGGCCATCAAGAAGAAGTTTGCCAAGAAAGAGATGCTGCTCCAAAAGAACCTGGCGACCGTCAAACGGGCCTACGAGATCGCGAGTGAATGGGCGGAGAAGAATAAGGTCGAGCTGAGAGTGGGAAACCCCGCAGTCGCAGCTTGA
- a CDS encoding Pyruvate:ferredoxin oxidoreductase, beta subunit: protein MSKERIKISPDLYDIMPSDYQDLVQSATYGKEDRGWKDIGTSKELIEQHSLCAGCPESMAFRYILASLPNPEDTVMVGSTGCTSLVFPMVAVHNIHSLFGNQNAIASGLKRALSVRFPDRVKDVVVLAGDGATVDIGLDMTLQAWFRQEKFTTICFDNELYANTGGQESGLMQKGFVAKMAPVGKLFDKVRLPEIARESGCHYVVNCTVSKPSLVEKVIRNSVLIAREIGPTYLQLYTPCILEIGKNSMEGLQEMRDSEKPTERFAYKEYVSEPAKQFLAELAAKDKERKAAAKQLAGKA, encoded by the coding sequence ATGAGCAAAGAGCGAATCAAAATTTCGCCCGACCTATATGACATTATGCCGTCGGACTATCAGGACCTGGTCCAGAGTGCGACCTATGGTAAGGAGGATCGGGGCTGGAAGGATATCGGGACATCAAAAGAACTGATCGAGCAGCATTCGCTCTGCGCCGGCTGTCCGGAATCGATGGCTTTCCGATACATCCTGGCATCACTGCCCAACCCTGAGGATACGGTCATGGTCGGCTCGACAGGCTGTACCAGCCTGGTGTTCCCTATGGTGGCCGTGCACAATATTCACTCCCTGTTCGGCAATCAAAATGCAATTGCATCCGGACTGAAGCGAGCACTCAGCGTCCGGTTCCCTGACCGCGTCAAGGATGTCGTTGTCCTAGCCGGTGATGGCGCAACAGTCGATATCGGATTGGACATGACCCTGCAGGCCTGGTTCCGCCAGGAGAAATTCACGACCATCTGTTTCGATAACGAGCTGTACGCCAATACGGGAGGGCAGGAGAGTGGTCTGATGCAGAAGGGGTTCGTGGCCAAGATGGCCCCGGTCGGAAAGCTCTTCGACAAAGTTCGCCTCCCTGAAATCGCACGCGAATCCGGCTGTCATTACGTGGTCAATTGTACGGTGAGCAAACCGTCGCTGGTCGAGAAGGTGATTCGGAACTCGGTCTTGATTGCACGGGAAATTGGCCCGACCTATCTCCAACTGTACACGCCTTGCATTCTGGAAATCGGCAAGAACAGTATGGAAGGCCTTCAAGAAATGCGCGACTCTGAAAAGCCGACCGAGCGCTTCGCCTATAAAGAGTATGTCAGCGAGCCGGCCAAGCAATTCCTGGCCGAGTTGGCCGCGAAAGACAAGGAACGGAAAGCCGCTGCCAAGCAATTGGCTGGCAAAGCCTAA